Part of the Nicotiana sylvestris chromosome 2, ASM39365v2, whole genome shotgun sequence genome, AATCCTTTTTGGTCATCAAGTAACGGAGTGTCGCATGATCGGTATGAACAATCactttggcacccatgagataaggcctaaattTCTCCATTATAAACATAATTGCTAGCAACTCTTTCTTCGTTACCGTATGATCGACCTGGGCATCATTCATAgttttgcttgcatagtacaTCAGATGAAATATCTTGTTCACCCTTTTGCCCCAAGACCGCTCCAACCGcaatgtcactagcatcacacatgagctcaaatggcaagctcTAATTGGGTGCGGTGatgatgggagtggtagtcaatctatacttgagaAGATCAGAAGCTTTCATGCACTCATCAttaaacacaaactttgcatccttttccaacaatttgcacaaaggattcaccaccttggaaaagtccttgatgaaccttcggtagaaccCTGCATGCCAAAAAAGCTCCTCAATCCTTTGACGGAAGTAGGAGGGGGgagttttgaaatcacttcaattttttctttatcCACTTCGATACCGTTTTTTGAGATCTTATAgccgaggacaatgccttcctcgaccataaagtggcacttttcctaattaagcactagatttgtctcctcacatcgggccaacactttgTCAAGATTATCCGAACATTCTTCaaaagagtcacccacaacacaaaaatcgtccatgaacacttccttgaagtcctccaccatgtcagtaaatatagccatcatacaccgctaaaaGGTAACCGGTGAATTACACAAGCCAAATGGCATTCAGGAAAAGTAAAGGTGTCATACGGacatgtgaaggtggttttctcctggtcCTTTGGTGCAATCATAATCTGGTCGtagcctgagtacccatccaaaaagcaatagtagGAACGCCCTACAAGTTTATCCagcatttggtcaagaaagggcaatgAAAAATGATCTTTGCAGGTCATTTTGTTCAGCTTCTGGTAGTCCATTCATACTCTCCATCCGGTGACAGTCCTAGTggggatcaactcattttgcttATTTGTGACCATATTCATACCAACCTTTTTCGGAATACATTGTACCATTGAAGTCCATGAACTGTCCGAGATAGGatacacaacccctgcatctagccacttgataacttccttcttgacGACCCCTTGCATAGCCTTGTTCAACCTCCTTCGATGTTCCACGGAGGGTTTGGAATCATCCTCGAGTataatcttatgcatgcaaaaggcggggcttatcccccaaatatcagctagagtccatccaatttccCTCTTCCTTCTTTGAAGAACCTCAagggtggcatctacctgcacgttagtaacGCAAGAATaaagaataataggtaaagttgaacaagggcccaagaattcatacctaaggtgtggaggcaaaggcttcaactccaatacgGGAGGTTCCTCGATTAAGGGCTTTgctggtggagtctttctattttcaagatccaaggagaGTTTATGGGGCTCATAGGAGTAAGAACCCATTCCTTGCAAGGCATTGATATACTCTACCAAGCCTTCATCCTCGGTCACATCATGGTTCAACAATACAGCTTCcaaaggatcctccacattgatcatggcattcgtgtcatcaactatcacctccGTCACCAGATTCACCAAAAAAACAAACCTTAGTACTATTCggctgcctcattgatttgcacacatggaagacAACTTTTttgtcacccacccggaaggtgagctcccctgcttccacatcaaccaatgcctttcCTGTTGCTAGGAAAGGCCTTCCCAAGATTATCGGCACCTCATAGTCGACTTTACAGTCGAGAATCACAAAATCAGcaggcaaaataaacttgtcaattcggacaagaacatcatcaataataccaagcgacctcttcattgttctatccgccatttgcaatctcattgaaGTAGCTCTCGGTTGACCAATACCTAAAGTCTTGAATATGGAataaggcatcaaatttataccTTCTCCCAAATCACATAAGGCCTTTGccaaatccgcactcccaatggtacatgaAATGGTAAATgcgccgggatcttcaagctttgaagccatcgagtgcacaatagcactcacttgatgagtcattttgatggtctcacaatccatagatctctttttagttactaagtctttcataaacttggcatGTCCCGTCATTTGCATAAGAGCTTCCACCAAGGGCACATTGATCGACAGACTGttcatcatctcaataaacttcttgAACTGGTTTTCATTCTTCTGCTTTGCAAGCCTTTCGGGGTAAGGTGGAGGAGACCTTGGCAAGGGAGCCCTGGCTTTAGGCATTACCGTTTCCGGCATgtctatcacgtgttccctagatgggttcatggcattttgagtctcctcctcattgtcatgaatatcaattctcacctcaCCATTCACATTCTCTTTACTCACTTGCTCAACAACTATAGGATcatcttcattttgcacttcaacatcatcactcacaacttccttttgcttggaggtacTTGCTTCACCACCTCTACCGCTCCTTGTCGTCACCGCCATTGCATGGCCGGTATTGTTCCCatccttcgggtttactaccgtgtcactAGGTAGTTCCCCCTTAGGGTGAGTGTTTAAAGCTTTCAAAATCTGACCAAGTTGGACCTCTAGATTGCAGATAGAAGTATTATGGGACGCCAATTAGGCATCAGAGTCggcgttcttcttcatcatttgtccAAACATTGACTCAATCcgtcccatctcattgttggacgagctaggaccttgggatggaaatagaggcagattgtttggttgttgaaacaTTGGAGGCCTTTGAAAACCTATCCCTTTAGTACCTTGGTTACCATTATTCTAACCTTCTTGGTTGTTGTTGTCACCCCAATTTCTATTGTTCCCCTAAttctggttgttgttcccccaattgttggagttgttgttgttgttatttttacaATTTCCTTGGCCTTGGTGGCCCCAATTCTGATTATTCCCTTGCGATCTCCATTGTTGATTTGGAGCATTACTTCGTTGTCCTTGATAGTTGTTGGCATACAAAACCTCTTCATTTTTCTTACAATACCCATAATCCTAGTTGTAACCACTACTACCTTGCTCATATTGGTCTTGGTTGCCTTGCATTTGTTGCCCATGTTGTCTCCTCTTGTTTACCAATAGATTAACGCCTTCCTTTGCGTTTACTTGCTTTGGTCCCTGAATCTGCTGAAGTTGTGCTTTGGATAACTGGTTCATGGTTGTTGTCAACTAAGCTATGGCTTGTCCATGGTCTTGAAGTTCCTTGTGAAGGTTTATGACATGAGGGTCCCCCTGAGGAACATTCGCCCGACTCTGCCAGGCTgaggaagtgtcagccatctcatcaagaatctcACAGGCCTCAGCATAAGGCAGCTTCATAAAATTGCCACCCCCCCCCCCGCGCTAGCTAATTCATCACACATTGATTGGTCGTGTTTATACCCCGATAAAATGTCTGTTGGATCATTTCTTCAGTCATGTGATTGTTGGGGGCATTCCTTGACTATAGTTCTATATCTATCCCAGATCTTATGAAGGGGTTCATTTGGTTCCTATTTAAATGCTAAGATCTCATCCCTTAATGCAGCCATATGTCCCGGTGAGAAAAACTTGGCTATAAACTTGTCAGCCATATCATCCcatgtagtgatggaatggttggggagtctttcGAGGCAGTCtaaagctttccctctaagtaaaaaagggaataatctcagtctcaatgcatcctctgacacattagtTTGTTTGCTTCCCCAGTAGGCATCCATAAAGCCTTTTAGATGTTTATAGGCATTTTGATGGGGAGCACCTGTAAAGTACCTTCTTTTCTCCAATAAGGTTAGCATGatatttgtaatttggaaattgcccACTCGGATTcgaggtgggacaattgcacttgcgtaCTGGAAGAACCCGATGAGCTACTCGTGGAGGAGCTGAGGGAAGGTCTGGCATATTTTCATTAGCCTGGCAGCCTCTTCTTTAAGCTTGAGGtactagaggcacctcatcttcaccattatcatctacctcctccccagGGAGAACATTTTTGATAGGATCATTATTTGTCATTTTGTACCTAAATCGATTAACTCACATAAGTTAGtaaaacagaaggaaagaaaataagacaCACAACTAGtcaaatagatagccaaaaccgtttaactccccggcaacgatGCCAAAAAATGATCGGCTCCAACCCTACACCATATATAATGGCGAGGAGTGGTCGATTCAGCTTTTACCCGAAGGGTCAGGATCGTTTTACACAGAGAGTTAATATTGGTTTGGAGTCGCGTTTCTATCTAATATAGCTATTTGCGTTGCTTTTAATTGCACTACTAACCATGTTTGGAATTgttactattctacttttaatACTGTTGATTGCTAAAAATAAACTAAGTACAATGTTTTTGTAAAGTTTTCTCAAGtgataaaaagcactagggaagtgacctacacctaggcgagtatctaatgtgatctaaaatttaggacaagcttgttatatttggggtcgtgatataacctTTACACAAAATTACTCACtatctctcggtagtttgagtgactttgccctaattggctttctcaagcccaattgggtgttcaaacaatacaagtaaaattggctcaagtcgagtattactatctctaggtttaaccttttaattgaggctatcaatctcttgagtgcaccccaattccttgttagcctaattttcctagacttagtccccatttctcaagaagagtctaagtcataaaggcatgaatcagtgtttgcaaccaccaattctacaattaaagcatgaatcaagctaaatatcactaacccataaacaattaagACCTAAAATAGAAGactcattaaatacccacactagggttgggtcacaaccttagctaatgggtttagctactcataataaaggCAGAAATCAAAGAcgaagatgaaatataagccataaaagttaATTATAAGAAGAAAATCTTAGGTTAATAGCTAAAgttactctaaaattactctaagTAGTAAAATACGGCTGTTCACAAGCTCTTAAAaacaaaagataccctaaaagttctatttatacatagctaaaattactggacaaaaatacccctacggtgGTTCCGCTGTCAGCGCAATACTGAGCGCCTTAGTGCTCGGACTTCCGCGGCCGCGCAAAAGTAAGCGTGGACTGCGTTTCTTCCATTTTGGACTGGGGCCGGGCTTGATTTCGCTGGTCGCGTAAAAGAGACCGCCTCAGTGTTGTCTTCAACCACGGCTACATAAAATGTTCGCGAACCGTGCTTTTCATTTAAACTCAAATTTCCAGGCCTCTGAATCTTTAATTCTCCCTCTGCAGATTTAGCATCGCGGCCACGTCAAGCAAATCGTTGTCGCTCTATTTCACTGTGGTCAGCGGTATCTGTTGTATCCACAAATGCCTTCTCTGAATCTCAATTTCGTTTGGAGCCTAATTGTGGCCGCCTCAGCGGTGAACCTTCCGCGGCCGCACTATTTCATCGTTGTCAGCGCTTTTAGCTcaactttgaacttgtgcaggtttaactcctttatgagctggttatgactttcttgcttcattttgactgaaccctgcaaacaagcacaataagttagttttcgggaatacttttacatattttttatccaaaacctaagcaaaagagagcataagatagACTAGAATCTGTAGTTAtcggttatacataatagaataaccaaaAAATTGGTATGGcaaaatttttataaaataaaaggccGAACTGAATCATTGACACCCCCAGTTTAAAGCCAATACTTGAGAAAAAATCATGATGGTGTTTACACGTTttaagaatgaaaagaaagacTTTAAAAATTCGTAGTTTGAAACAAAGTCATACAATATTCGTGTAGCTATAAATCATTTTATTAaggataaaataaaaagtttaaatttAGATTGTTATTACTAAATGtagaaatatattatttttaagactgactaaaaagaaaaaactaagagCAACACAATACACAATACATGGCGCGTTCACACAGGGTTCGAAGAAGGACCACACCTTAAGAGGTGTGATATAGACAGTCTACCCAAATGCAAATTATAGTAGCTgctttcacggctcgaacccatGATGCAGAGACAACTTACCGTTGCTCCAATGCTGCCTTCCAAAAAAATTGTTACATAAATTTAGAAGTGTATACGGTTAAAATAGGGCCTGTCCTGGAACGAGGTAGGCCAAGGTTCGACCCTATGTCATATCAGATCAGGGCGCAAAGTTAGATCGTCGAGCTCAAGACTAGGAGACTGATCGAGATCGAAGCTAGCTAAGATCGAAGCCGGGTAGAATAGAGATCAAACAAGGTCGAAGAAAGTATACCGCGCCAAATAACAGAAAGCCGAGATATCCTTGATAGGGCAAGGATCATGGGATTTCCTTCTGTATTTAGAATTGTACTATAAGTAGAATTCCTCTACTATAAAAagggttctaatcattttgtaagTATCATATACTctcgcatatcaaagcaatacaacACTCTTTTTCTCTTATACTCTCTTGTTCCTCAGTTTATTTCATATTCCATAACTCTATTCTCAGTCAGTTCGAGGGCGACCTAGCTTGAGGGATGAACTGCATTTCAATACTAGTTTGCTTTACTTTACTGTTAATTTCTATTATTAATTATCATATTTATCAACTGGTACTAGGTAAaattacgtatccttaaaaccatttataagtttaattgttatccgattttacgggtaaatagtttatcgcccaccgtggggctaaggataatagtgatttcCTGGTATAATTTTCATCACACACATTATTTTatgcttgttctttgaagtgtctttgattttaggatcaacatgtcaaactcccAAGTAGCACCCACACACATAGACAACGACCTTGGTCTTCATGGCGTAGCTGTCCCAAGAAACGGAGTACCTCTAGTTAACCCCGATGGAGCTCTGACTATATACCCAATCGATGTTAGCTCCCATATTGCCATTAATAGGAATTTGGGTGTCGGCCCTGAAAATAGCATCTGCAGAGATGCTCGAAAAGTCGATCAGAATGCACAGAGTGGTGAAGAAGTGgaattagccttcgaatgatattgAAGATGTTGCAGACTCAACAAGCTATAAtagcacaactccaaaatcagaatcatgcaCCAAGCAGGATCGAGCTCGATCCATCACAAGAAGTTGTTCATAGAGCTGAATCGGTGCCAAAGAAATTGAATGAAGGAGAATCAGAGACTAATCCCGCTATCGTAAAGATGCTCGAAGAACTGACGAAGCAAATCGATATAGGGAAAAAGAAGATCAAGGAAAACCATAAGAAAGTGGAAACTTATAAATCCAGGGTCGACAAAATCCTGGGGGCACCACCAGTATTGAAGGGACTTGATTCcaaaaattttgtccaaaaacCCTTCCCtccaagtgcggctccgaagccaatcCCTAAGTAGTTTCGTATGCCTGAGATTCTGAAGTATAACGGGACGATAGATCCAAACGAACACGTCACCTCCTACGTGTGTACTTGTCACGACTCTAAAACtgacccgatcatgatggcgcctatcgtgaaactaggccagccaacacaaacCCAAAACTAACCAGAAAATCATAAgaagtcattttaagccattaattaaccaAAATAccataatataagtctaaataactagtgcggaataaatacacagcctgacatcggggtgtcacaagtcacgagcaactacaacTTTGTCTCAATACCATAAAGTACAAACAAGACTGGAAGACCATACTAAATAAATCTAGGGAAGATATGAGGGAGAAGAATAgggctgcgaacgtcatgcaacTACCTTGTTGACTCCGAGACCTACTAAATGAATGAACAATGCTCACTATCGCGAcccgcaactcctggatctgcacgcaaggtgcagggagtaatgtgagtacgccaactcagtaagtaataagagtaaataaagactgagcagtaagaaaacacataatccaCGTCATAACACCACAGTAAGTATAGTGTATTTCCAGAACAATATATAAATCAATTCATTTCATTAAAAATCCATTTTACGGTggaaatcatttgaagatgtgtAAAATTcgtttaaaacatcttttagcagtttTCAAATAAGTGATGAAATATTGAGtagaaatgatgaaaacatagtcggcccctcgggaaaaacttactcgtatacagccccttgggcaaaatgaatcataaaccgcccctcgggcaaagtatcaacagatccagcccctcaggctacctcaTAATCACTCGTACTCAGCTCCTCGGGCACAACATAAATCaataatagcccctcgggcaacatcacatcactcacactaggtacccgagCTCATtggggggtgttcagactccggagaggctcctacagcccaagcgctatcacaagccatctcgtggcataacagATCAGGCCCTCGACCCCTCATATATCACAATTAGTACAACATGTTGTGGGGCACAACCCTTtaccataatatcctcacaacagaggtcatcggcctcactcagtcaaaaatctctcaagccactcgggcaatagtaaaacttgatgcttagcccaaaatatcttttaaaatatcaaaacggagtaaatacggttgagttatgaaaatagtagaatacgaCATGACTGAGTACtgatattaagtcaaaacagtgaggaaatagtagtaaaaagcccctaagggtccaaaatagttggcacgaggcctagATAGGCATTCATAC contains:
- the LOC138886212 gene encoding uncharacterized protein, which encodes MAVTTRSGRGGEASTSKQKEVVSDDVEVQNEDDPIVVEQVSKENVNGEVRIDIHDNEEETQNAMNPSREHVIDMPETVMPKARAPLPRSPPPYPERLAKQKNENQFKKFIEMMNSLSINVPLVEALMQMTGHAKFMKDLVTKKRSMDCETIKMTHQVSAIVHSMASKLEDPGAFTISCTIGSADLAKALCDLGEGINLMPYSIFKTLGIGQPRATSMRLQMADRTMKRSLGIIDDVLVRIDKFILPADFVILDCKVDYEVPIILGRPFLATGKALVDVEAGELTFRVGDKKVVFHVCKSMRQPNSTKVCFFGESGDGGDS